A section of the Gloeobacter violaceus PCC 7421 genome encodes:
- the ftsY gene encoding signal recognition particle-docking protein FtsY, which translates to MVFNWFNRFIKKDKKEEPTPEPTQAQEPVEAQPPAPVEEPAAEPDYMKWARLAQEKLNQELAAQPAVEPEAPAAFEEAPTAPPIEPPSAPAYDWQAVLYGTKSAAPVEPPPPSTATPPVTEAVIPPPPPPAVAPTPPAPEPPAAVSPAAFDWQAVLYGTRPAAPVEPPPAPQPPVAEAPPASVQAAPAFESPVVEVPEPPVAEPVVEPPVEEFPAAPVAEEEILPVESEPLTVAEVPVEPLPEAEVLPALLVAEEESAPVVEPPEPELPAAVEISPVFEAETVEAPAAEVLPPAEEPPTVEEVVPSVEAPPIFQPAAAESAPVEPPPPAPPAEPPPESPASAPLFDWRRILNRNRPVESPPEPPAPAAPEPPAAEAAPPAAEPPVFDWRRFLNRPRTPEAPPVQPPVVPEPPPAPEPVVPPPPAAAQTPPAQPKPRFELDPGFLWSAEVLAAQGRRPEDVTVEEISWLQKLRAGLGRTRRSLVNNVKALAGRGPIGPDELEELEGLLLQADVGITVSERILAALQERVRREALPGDQVMPFLKSQLRKQLELEGDDPTGFAPKRGQLNVWLIVGVNGVGKTTTIGKIAALATRSGYRTLIAAGDTFRAAAVEQLSIWGERSGVTVVANPSPKADPAAVVFDAISAAKARDVELLLVDTAGRLQNKKNLMDELAKVRRIIDKQAIDAHIESLLVLDATTGQNGLQQAKVFGETAGLTGVVITKLDGSAKAGIALAIVEQLQLPIRFVGVGEKIDDLRPFNSYEFVEALLSDYDAA; encoded by the coding sequence ATGGTCTTCAACTGGTTCAATCGATTTATCAAGAAGGACAAAAAAGAAGAGCCCACTCCCGAACCCACCCAAGCCCAGGAGCCGGTCGAAGCCCAGCCGCCCGCACCAGTAGAAGAACCGGCCGCTGAGCCCGACTACATGAAGTGGGCACGCCTCGCCCAAGAAAAGCTCAACCAGGAACTGGCCGCGCAGCCTGCGGTGGAGCCGGAGGCCCCCGCCGCCTTTGAAGAAGCGCCCACGGCACCGCCGATCGAGCCGCCGAGTGCGCCCGCTTACGACTGGCAGGCGGTCCTGTACGGCACCAAATCCGCCGCACCGGTCGAGCCACCACCGCCTTCTACCGCAACGCCACCGGTTACCGAGGCGGTCATCCCGCCACCGCCGCCACCAGCTGTCGCTCCAACTCCCCCGGCCCCGGAACCGCCTGCTGCGGTCAGTCCTGCCGCTTTCGACTGGCAGGCAGTTTTGTATGGCACCAGGCCCGCTGCCCCCGTCGAGCCGCCACCGGCTCCCCAACCGCCCGTCGCCGAGGCTCCGCCTGCATCGGTGCAAGCGGCTCCCGCTTTTGAAAGCCCAGTGGTGGAAGTGCCGGAACCCCCGGTGGCAGAACCGGTTGTTGAGCCGCCAGTTGAGGAATTTCCTGCGGCACCGGTGGCTGAGGAAGAAATTTTGCCGGTGGAGTCGGAGCCGTTGACGGTGGCCGAAGTACCGGTCGAGCCACTGCCGGAAGCCGAGGTACTGCCTGCTTTGCTGGTGGCTGAAGAAGAATCGGCACCTGTTGTGGAACCGCCAGAGCCCGAGTTGCCTGCAGCGGTGGAGATATCCCCGGTTTTTGAGGCTGAAACGGTTGAGGCGCCGGCGGCTGAAGTGCTGCCGCCGGCTGAGGAACCGCCGACAGTTGAGGAGGTGGTGCCGTCTGTCGAAGCGCCGCCAATTTTTCAACCGGCGGCGGCCGAGAGCGCTCCGGTCGAACCGCCGCCGCCCGCCCCACCGGCCGAACCGCCGCCGGAGTCTCCGGCGAGTGCCCCTCTGTTTGATTGGCGCCGCATTCTCAATCGCAATCGGCCGGTCGAATCACCTCCCGAACCCCCGGCCCCGGCTGCTCCTGAGCCCCCGGCCGCTGAGGCTGCACCGCCTGCAGCGGAGCCGCCCGTCTTCGATTGGCGGCGCTTTCTCAATCGCCCCCGGACTCCCGAGGCACCGCCGGTGCAGCCGCCTGTGGTCCCCGAGCCGCCGCCTGCTCCTGAACCTGTGGTGCCTCCGCCACCGGCCGCTGCCCAGACGCCGCCTGCTCAGCCAAAGCCCCGCTTTGAACTGGATCCCGGATTTTTGTGGTCGGCGGAGGTGCTCGCAGCCCAGGGTCGTCGCCCTGAAGATGTCACTGTCGAAGAAATTTCCTGGCTGCAGAAATTGCGCGCCGGGCTCGGGCGCACCCGCCGCAGCCTGGTCAACAACGTCAAGGCGCTGGCCGGGCGGGGGCCGATCGGTCCCGATGAACTGGAGGAACTCGAAGGTTTGCTGCTGCAGGCCGATGTGGGGATCACCGTCAGCGAGCGGATTCTAGCGGCGCTGCAGGAGCGGGTGCGCCGCGAAGCGCTCCCCGGTGACCAGGTGATGCCTTTTCTTAAATCGCAGCTGCGCAAACAGCTGGAACTCGAAGGGGACGACCCGACCGGTTTTGCTCCCAAGCGTGGTCAGCTCAATGTGTGGTTGATCGTCGGGGTCAACGGCGTCGGCAAGACGACGACAATCGGCAAGATCGCGGCGCTGGCCACCCGCTCGGGATATAGGACATTGATCGCTGCCGGTGATACTTTCCGGGCTGCGGCGGTCGAGCAGTTGTCGATTTGGGGCGAGCGCTCCGGGGTGACGGTGGTGGCCAATCCTTCGCCAAAGGCCGATCCGGCGGCGGTCGTCTTCGATGCGATCAGCGCTGCGAAGGCCCGCGATGTCGAGTTGCTTTTGGTCGATACGGCGGGCCGTTTGCAGAATAAGAAGAACTTGATGGATGAGCTGGCCAAGGTGCGCCGGATCATCGATAAGCAGGCGATCGATGCTCACATCGAATCGTTGTTGGTGCTTGATGCGACTACCGGCCAGAACGGGCTGCAGCAGGCCAAGGTTTTTGGTGAGACGGCGGGACTGACTGGTGTGGTCATCACTAAATTGGATGGGTCGGCCAAGGCGGGGATCGCTCTGGCGATTGTCGAGCAGCTGCAGCTGCCGATTCGCTTTGTGGGCGTGGGCGAAAAGATCGACGATCTGCGGCCGTTTAATAGCTATGAGTTTGTCGAGGCGCTTTTGAGCGACTACGACGCCGCTTGA
- a CDS encoding HAD family hydrolase translates to MSERLVVFDLDGTLIDSEGGIVLAMERTALALALPGGTVERWRKLIGMPLREQMPAILPAERLAEAPRVVECYREVYREIMLPMSRPFAGTDALVRALHRRGVMLAICSGKRGRSIREVLAQAGWLEFFETIVSPDEVIRGKPDPESLKLALALTGFGVGEALMVGDTTLDIEMARAAGVACCAVTWGTHGREELVSARPDFWVETVEELAGRLDRWLGWSA, encoded by the coding sequence ATGTCCGAACGGTTGGTCGTCTTCGATCTCGACGGTACGCTCATCGATTCGGAAGGGGGAATTGTGCTTGCCATGGAGCGTACGGCCCTGGCCCTGGCCCTGCCTGGGGGCACCGTCGAGCGCTGGCGCAAGCTCATCGGCATGCCCCTACGCGAGCAAATGCCTGCGATTTTGCCCGCGGAGCGCCTCGCGGAAGCCCCCCGGGTGGTGGAGTGCTACCGCGAGGTTTACCGCGAAATCATGCTGCCCATGAGCCGCCCCTTCGCCGGCACCGACGCCCTGGTGCGCGCCTTGCACCGCCGCGGGGTAATGCTGGCCATCTGCTCGGGCAAGCGCGGCCGCTCGATTCGGGAGGTGCTCGCTCAGGCGGGATGGCTCGAATTTTTTGAAACGATCGTCTCCCCGGACGAAGTGATTCGGGGTAAGCCCGACCCCGAATCGCTCAAGCTCGCCCTTGCCCTCACCGGCTTCGGGGTGGGCGAAGCGCTGATGGTGGGCGACACCACCCTCGATATCGAAATGGCCCGCGCCGCCGGGGTGGCCTGCTGTGCGGTCACCTGGGGCACCCACGGGCGCGAGGAGTTGGTCTCTGCTCGGCCGGATTTTTGGGTCGAGACGGTTGAAGAACTGGCCGGGCGCCTCGACCGTTGGCTGGGCTGGAGCGCTTGA
- a CDS encoding phosphotransacetylase family protein, giving the protein MNLLIGSTTPCSGKSAIALGLGLRLRAAGRQVVYAKPLGTIAVEAAGQWRDADCVLMNEYLGASVPPPVPLVFLDRASVRRRLSGEDTVDYRERLPDFAPEEPGLVRLIEGAGTPQEGAVFELTLQVLAEQLPARVLLVCRYEEDLVIDQLLILRSQLGNRLAGVILNDVPVDQQEDVGSVLVPFLERQRIGVFGVLPADTTLKSVSVGELVGTLGAEVLCCRERLDQMVESVHIGAMSGSAALKYFRNAVNKAVITGGDRTDIQLAALETSTTCLVLTGYLAPSQMVLARAEELQVPVLTVGHDTLATTEIVDRLFGQARFRESAKVDRIQQLLDRHFDFERFEKVLGL; this is encoded by the coding sequence ATGAATCTGCTCATCGGTTCGACTACCCCCTGCAGCGGCAAGTCCGCCATCGCCCTCGGCCTCGGATTGCGTCTGCGCGCGGCGGGCCGGCAGGTGGTCTACGCCAAACCCCTGGGCACCATTGCCGTGGAGGCGGCCGGGCAGTGGCGCGACGCCGACTGCGTGCTGATGAACGAGTATCTGGGCGCTTCGGTGCCACCGCCGGTACCGCTGGTCTTTCTGGACCGCGCCAGCGTCCGCCGCCGCCTGAGTGGCGAGGACACCGTCGACTACCGCGAGCGGCTGCCCGATTTTGCTCCCGAGGAGCCGGGGCTGGTGCGCCTCATCGAAGGGGCCGGCACGCCGCAGGAGGGAGCCGTTTTCGAGCTGACGCTGCAGGTGCTCGCCGAGCAGTTGCCCGCCCGCGTGCTGTTGGTCTGCCGCTACGAAGAAGATCTGGTGATCGATCAGCTGCTCATCTTGCGCTCGCAGTTGGGCAATCGACTGGCGGGAGTGATCCTCAACGATGTGCCGGTCGACCAGCAGGAGGATGTGGGCAGCGTGCTGGTGCCGTTTTTGGAGCGCCAGCGCATCGGTGTTTTCGGCGTCCTGCCCGCCGACACCACCCTCAAGAGCGTCAGCGTCGGGGAATTGGTGGGTACCCTGGGCGCGGAGGTGCTCTGCTGCCGCGAGCGGCTCGATCAGATGGTCGAATCGGTGCACATCGGGGCGATGAGCGGCAGCGCCGCCCTCAAATATTTTCGCAACGCCGTCAACAAAGCTGTGATCACCGGCGGAGACCGCACCGACATTCAGCTTGCGGCCCTGGAGACTTCCACCACCTGCCTGGTGCTGACCGGCTATCTCGCCCCCTCCCAGATGGTCCTGGCCCGCGCCGAAGAACTGCAGGTGCCGGTCCTCACCGTCGGCCACGACACCCTCGCCACCACCGAGATCGTCGATCGCCTCTTCGGCCAGGCGCGCTTTCGCGAATCGGCCAAAGTCGATCGAATTCAGCAGCTACTCGATCGCCATTTTGATTTTGAGCGCTTTGAGAAAGTACTGGGGCTCTAG
- a CDS encoding P-II family nitrogen regulator, translated as MKKIEAIIRPFKLDEVKIALVNAGIIGMTVSEVRGFGRQKGQTERYRGSEYTVEFLQKLKIEVVVDDGLVDLVMDKIMVAARTGEIGDGKIFVSDVDRVVRIRTGERDDEAL; from the coding sequence TTGAAAAAGATAGAAGCAATTATCAGGCCTTTCAAGCTCGATGAGGTCAAGATTGCCCTGGTCAACGCGGGCATCATCGGCATGACCGTCAGCGAAGTGCGCGGTTTCGGCCGCCAGAAAGGTCAGACCGAGCGCTACCGAGGCTCGGAGTACACGGTGGAATTTTTGCAGAAACTCAAAATCGAAGTGGTGGTCGACGATGGGCTGGTCGATCTGGTGATGGACAAGATTATGGTGGCTGCCCGCACCGGCGAGATCGGCGACGGCAAAATCTTTGTCTCGGATGTCGATCGGGTGGTGCGCATTCGAACCGGTGAGCGCGACGACGAAGCGCTTTGA
- a CDS encoding nuclear transport factor 2 family protein produces MQTTEPIDRQPDSITLPTLIESYVDTFNRHDLTALGKLFHPQATLVAPINVQVKGREAIVDYVAFKAKGMSIEVENIAVEADTVILGGRVRCPAFRVRAHWHFRIIQGSIARLHLRLVASMQELLPLKDAGYGE; encoded by the coding sequence TTGCAGACGACTGAACCGATTGACCGCCAACCCGACTCTATAACTCTACCGACGCTCATCGAAAGTTACGTCGACACTTTCAACCGACACGACCTGACGGCTCTAGGCAAGTTGTTTCACCCACAGGCAACGCTTGTTGCGCCAATCAACGTACAAGTGAAAGGCCGCGAAGCGATCGTCGATTATGTTGCCTTTAAGGCAAAGGGAATGTCCATCGAAGTCGAGAACATTGCCGTCGAAGCGGACACCGTGATCCTGGGCGGCCGGGTACGCTGTCCGGCTTTTCGCGTGCGTGCCCACTGGCATTTTCGGATTATCCAGGGCTCGATTGCCCGGCTGCATTTGCGGCTGGTAGCTTCGATGCAGGAACTGTTACCCCTCAAGGATGCAGGTTACGGCGAATAA
- a CDS encoding orange carotenoid protein N-terminal domain-containing protein — protein sequence MSEGIAFSIETENRCQNVSFLREKAHHLFWLTLVSDVQEAHRNMDEQQKAGTVNEANIGSDLEQLQETDQPLRSEAPEAVRSAQLEHAVGQFNALEVDDKLAVLYGVYKLSGQAIDSATPDDANFEMTREFFGEFDALPQGEAQLEAMRALLRRDGNAIGHIYSRYTETERLAIWLLLAKRMGSDVIGVPAGYQLSEQAQTILALVQPLDFEQQITFLGDTVKDTDR from the coding sequence TTGTCGGAAGGCATTGCATTCTCCATAGAAACAGAAAATCGATGTCAAAATGTTTCATTCCTGAGGGAGAAGGCTCACCATCTGTTCTGGCTTACTTTGGTCAGTGACGTTCAAGAGGCGCATCGAAATATGGATGAGCAACAAAAAGCAGGTACAGTGAACGAGGCGAACATCGGTTCTGATCTCGAACAATTGCAGGAGACGGATCAGCCCTTGCGCAGCGAAGCGCCCGAGGCTGTTCGCTCCGCGCAATTGGAGCATGCGGTCGGGCAGTTCAACGCACTCGAAGTTGACGACAAGCTGGCCGTACTGTACGGCGTCTACAAGTTGTCCGGTCAAGCGATCGACTCTGCGACACCCGACGATGCCAATTTCGAGATGACCCGCGAATTTTTTGGCGAGTTTGATGCCCTGCCCCAGGGCGAAGCTCAGCTTGAGGCGATGCGCGCGTTGCTGCGCCGCGACGGCAATGCCATCGGTCACATTTATAGCCGGTATACCGAGACCGAAAGGTTGGCCATCTGGCTGCTGCTGGCCAAGCGCATGGGCAGCGACGTGATCGGCGTGCCCGCAGGGTACCAACTGAGCGAGCAGGCTCAGACGATACTGGCGCTGGTCCAGCCCCTCGATTTCGAGCAGCAGATTACCTTCCTGGGTGATACCGTCAAGGACACGGATCGCTAA
- a CDS encoding orange carotenoid protein N-terminal domain-containing protein encodes MDEQQKVSADVEKAFEQGVGMIQPAEGQPAPGAQDGNAGAGVSGEELDTIVEQALDSEAPEAARSVGVRNAVEQFNALEVDDKLAVLYYLYEAMGESVTPAAPGAADIELTTAFFGEFNALTDGDTQLEAMRALVRCEDNTLGREYGKLSENNKLVIWYLLAERMGDDVIGMPDDYQLGDLGQQNLVHVKELDFEQQITFLRDVVNPMGHDPIERAV; translated from the coding sequence ATGGATGAACAACAAAAAGTATCGGCGGACGTCGAAAAAGCGTTCGAGCAGGGAGTCGGCATGATCCAGCCCGCTGAAGGCCAGCCCGCGCCGGGCGCCCAGGACGGCAATGCCGGGGCAGGGGTCTCAGGCGAAGAGCTTGATACGATCGTCGAGCAGGCCCTCGACAGCGAAGCGCCCGAGGCGGCCCGCTCGGTGGGGGTGCGCAACGCCGTCGAGCAGTTCAATGCTCTCGAAGTCGACGACAAACTGGCGGTGCTCTACTACCTGTACGAGGCGATGGGCGAGTCGGTCACCCCCGCCGCCCCGGGTGCTGCTGATATCGAATTGACCACTGCCTTCTTCGGTGAATTCAACGCCCTCACGGACGGCGATACCCAACTAGAGGCGATGCGCGCCCTGGTGCGCTGCGAGGACAACACCCTCGGCCGCGAGTACGGCAAACTGAGCGAGAATAACAAACTGGTTATCTGGTACCTGCTTGCCGAGCGCATGGGCGACGACGTGATCGGCATGCCCGACGATTACCAACTTGGCGATCTCGGCCAGCAGAATCTGGTGCACGTCAAGGAACTGGATTTCGAGCAGCAAATCACTTTCCTGCGCGATGTCGTCAATCCCATGGGCCACGATCCGATCGAGCGAGCAGTCTAA
- a CDS encoding DUF1643 domain-containing protein: MGDNRTSATVGDALFDASGLYRYALWRRWDAMGEQVVFILLNPSAADAARDDATIRRCLGFSRRWGFGALAVVNLFAWRTANPRALARVTDPIGPDNDRVLAQVCRGAGRVVVGWGNHGALHRRDQAVLALIDGEAHCLGLTRRGQPCHPLYLPGERRPEPLRAKSTGRTHNRE, from the coding sequence ATGGGTGACAATCGGACAAGCGCGACGGTTGGTGACGCCCTCTTCGACGCGAGCGGCCTGTACCGCTACGCGCTGTGGCGGCGTTGGGATGCGATGGGCGAGCAGGTCGTTTTTATTCTGCTCAATCCCAGCGCCGCCGACGCGGCTCGGGACGACGCGACGATTCGCCGATGCCTGGGATTCTCCCGGCGCTGGGGTTTTGGCGCTCTGGCGGTCGTCAATTTGTTCGCCTGGCGCACCGCCAATCCGCGCGCGCTTGCCCGAGTCACCGACCCGATCGGCCCCGACAACGATCGGGTACTGGCGCAGGTCTGCCGGGGCGCCGGACGGGTCGTGGTGGGCTGGGGCAACCATGGCGCTCTCCATAGGCGGGACCAAGCCGTGCTCGCCCTGATCGACGGCGAGGCACACTGCCTGGGACTCACCCGCCGGGGTCAGCCCTGCCATCCGCTCTACCTGCCGGGCGAGCGGCGCCCTGAACCGTTGCGCGCCAAATCAACAGGCAGGACGCACAATCGAGAGTAG
- a CDS encoding efflux RND transporter permease subunit, whose protein sequence is MRWNISAWSIRNPVPTVVLFLMLTVAGVAAFLNLSIAAEPDIDVPAVSVTVTQLGAAPSELETQVTRKIEDAVVGLGNVKRLTSTVNDGSSVTRVEFFLGTNTDRAVNDVRDAVTKIRAQLPQSIDPPVVRRNDEAGGPILGYTVYSKQRTNAEISWLVDNTITRAVLTVPGVSRVYRSGGVTREVRIELNPNRLQALGVTADQLNGQIRALNIDLPGGRGEVGPGEQAIRTLGSAATVERLAATQILLSDGRYARLDTLGRVLDGTTEPRQIAYLDGKPGVAFEVVRSKGSNLVNVEEGVEKKVAELKKILPADIRIDPTWTVGDFVRESYEASVDALLLGAALAVVVIWVFLRDWRSTLIAGLAMPLSAIPTFAVMKTLGFTLNSMTLLALALVIGILVDDAIVEIENIVRHIGMGKSPFQAALDAADEIGLAVVATTMTIVAVFVPVAFMGGIQGQYYRQFGITVAAAVLFSLVVARMLTPLLAAYLMQPLPEAEGKGALARLYDRFLGWAIDHRWVTLAVAGVFFAGSLTLFQTIPTSLIGAVDDNQSTLAVELPPGATFAQTRLAVERVNAIVMGREEVSKLETTVGTYDNSGKINEAKFYISLKPKSERKNSKQKFEAAVREELIAIPGVRFAFSGGNWDSIKTLQIVLKSDDSVALRRTAAALTDQMRSLPGLTDVSSSAAILRPEIQVRPKFDRAAELGVSVQAIARTALIATLGDREADLAKFNLPGRQINIRVQLDAAFRGNLEAIRDLRVASATGELVPLKAVAEVNLGSGSAQIDRYDRARQVTVGANLLPGTELGPALSQVHQLPALRNLPAGVSEQLTGDAENQRDVFEGFGFAIGAAVLLIYAVLVLLFGGFLHPLTIMVSLPLSLGGVVLGLLLFGKSLGLYALIGIIMLMGLVTKNAILLVEYGLMAIEAGQPRRTALLQAGESRMRPILMTTIAMIAGMLPIALGLGAGSEVRSPMAVAVVGGLVTSTLLTLIVVPVVFTCIDDVQQWLLRLAGGTPKASPAAAAPAQQQ, encoded by the coding sequence ATGCGCTGGAATATCTCCGCCTGGTCGATCCGCAACCCGGTGCCCACCGTCGTCCTCTTCTTGATGCTGACGGTGGCAGGGGTGGCCGCCTTTTTGAACCTGAGCATCGCCGCCGAACCGGACATCGACGTTCCGGCCGTCTCGGTGACTGTCACCCAGTTGGGGGCGGCCCCGAGTGAACTGGAGACCCAGGTGACCCGCAAGATCGAGGACGCCGTGGTCGGTCTGGGCAACGTCAAGCGTCTCACCTCGACGGTCAACGACGGGTCTTCAGTGACGCGGGTCGAATTTTTCTTGGGCACCAACACCGACCGGGCGGTCAACGACGTGCGCGACGCGGTCACCAAAATTCGCGCCCAACTGCCCCAGAGCATTGACCCGCCGGTGGTGCGGCGCAACGACGAGGCGGGGGGACCGATCTTGGGCTATACGGTCTACTCGAAGCAACGCACCAACGCCGAAATCAGCTGGCTGGTGGACAACACCATTACCCGGGCAGTCCTGACGGTGCCGGGGGTCTCGCGGGTCTACCGCTCCGGTGGCGTCACCCGCGAGGTGCGCATCGAATTGAACCCCAACCGCCTGCAGGCCCTCGGGGTGACCGCCGATCAGCTCAACGGTCAGATTCGCGCCCTCAACATCGATTTGCCCGGCGGCCGGGGCGAAGTCGGCCCCGGCGAGCAGGCCATCCGCACCCTGGGCAGTGCCGCCACCGTCGAGCGGCTCGCCGCCACCCAGATTCTGCTTTCCGACGGGCGCTACGCGCGCCTCGACACCCTGGGCCGCGTGCTGGACGGCACCACCGAGCCGCGCCAGATCGCTTATCTCGACGGCAAGCCGGGAGTGGCCTTTGAGGTAGTGCGCTCCAAAGGTTCCAATCTGGTGAATGTCGAAGAGGGGGTCGAAAAGAAGGTCGCCGAACTCAAAAAAATCCTGCCCGCCGACATCCGGATCGATCCCACCTGGACGGTGGGCGACTTTGTGCGCGAATCCTACGAAGCCTCGGTGGACGCACTGCTGCTGGGGGCGGCTCTTGCGGTGGTGGTCATCTGGGTATTTCTGCGCGACTGGCGGTCGACCTTGATCGCGGGGCTGGCCATGCCGCTTTCGGCGATTCCAACCTTTGCGGTCATGAAGACCCTGGGCTTCACGCTCAACAGCATGACGCTGCTGGCCCTGGCCCTGGTGATCGGCATTCTGGTCGACGACGCCATCGTCGAAATCGAAAACATCGTGCGCCACATCGGCATGGGCAAGTCGCCCTTTCAAGCGGCCCTCGATGCGGCGGACGAAATTGGCCTGGCGGTGGTGGCGACCACGATGACGATCGTGGCGGTCTTCGTGCCGGTGGCCTTCATGGGCGGCATCCAGGGCCAGTACTACCGCCAGTTCGGGATCACCGTGGCGGCGGCGGTGCTCTTTTCGCTGGTGGTGGCGCGCATGCTCACCCCGCTGTTGGCGGCCTACCTGATGCAGCCTTTGCCGGAGGCCGAGGGCAAAGGAGCGCTCGCCCGCCTCTACGACCGGTTCCTGGGCTGGGCGATCGACCACCGCTGGGTCACCCTCGCAGTGGCCGGGGTCTTCTTCGCCGGGAGCCTCACCCTGTTTCAGACCATCCCCACCTCGCTCATCGGTGCGGTCGACGACAACCAGAGCACCCTCGCCGTCGAGCTGCCGCCGGGGGCGACCTTTGCCCAGACCCGCCTGGCGGTCGAGCGGGTCAACGCGATCGTCATGGGCCGCGAGGAAGTTTCCAAACTGGAGACCACCGTCGGCACCTACGACAACAGCGGCAAGATCAACGAAGCCAAGTTTTATATTTCCCTCAAACCCAAGTCCGAGCGCAAAAATTCCAAGCAAAAGTTCGAAGCGGCGGTGCGCGAGGAATTGATCGCGATTCCCGGTGTGCGCTTCGCTTTTTCCGGCGGCAACTGGGACAGCATCAAGACTTTGCAGATCGTGCTCAAAAGCGACGACTCGGTCGCCCTGCGCCGCACCGCCGCGGCGCTGACCGACCAGATGCGTTCGCTCCCGGGCCTCACCGACGTCAGTTCATCGGCGGCGATCCTGCGCCCCGAAATCCAGGTGCGCCCAAAGTTCGACCGCGCCGCCGAACTGGGGGTCTCGGTGCAGGCGATTGCCCGCACGGCCCTGATTGCCACCCTCGGTGACCGGGAGGCGGATCTGGCCAAGTTCAACCTGCCGGGCCGTCAGATCAACATCCGCGTGCAGCTCGATGCGGCCTTCCGAGGCAACCTGGAGGCGATCCGCGACCTGCGCGTCGCTTCGGCAACGGGCGAACTGGTACCCCTCAAGGCGGTGGCGGAGGTGAACCTGGGCAGCGGTTCGGCGCAGATCGACCGCTACGACCGCGCCCGGCAGGTGACGGTGGGAGCCAATCTGCTGCCGGGTACCGAACTGGGACCGGCCCTCTCGCAGGTGCACCAGCTGCCGGCGTTGCGCAATTTGCCCGCCGGGGTGAGCGAGCAGCTCACCGGCGACGCCGAGAACCAGCGCGACGTGTTCGAAGGCTTTGGGTTCGCCATCGGCGCGGCGGTGCTCTTGATCTACGCGGTGCTGGTGCTGCTGTTCGGCGGCTTTTTGCATCCGCTCACGATCATGGTCTCGTTGCCTTTGTCCCTGGGCGGGGTGGTGCTGGGGCTGTTACTCTTCGGCAAGTCCCTGGGTCTGTACGCGCTGATTGGCATCATCATGTTGATGGGCCTGGTCACCAAGAACGCCATTTTGCTCGTCGAGTACGGCTTGATGGCCATCGAAGCGGGCCAACCGCGGCGCACAGCGCTGTTACAGGCGGGCGAATCGCGCATGCGGCCGATCTTGATGACCACGATCGCCATGATCGCGGGCATGCTGCCGATCGCCCTGGGTTTGGGGGCGGGCTCCGAGGTGCGCTCTCCCATGGCCGTGGCGGTGGTAGGGGGCCTGGTCACTTCGACGTTGCTCACCCTCATCGTCGTACCAGTGGTCTTCACCTGCATCGACGATGTGCAACAGTGGCTTTTGCGCCTCGCGGGCGGCACTCCCAAAGCAAGCCCGGCAGCGGCGGCTCCTGCCCAGCAGCAGTGA
- a CDS encoding PIN domain-containing protein, with amino-acid sequence MRIIISDSSCLIDLHKVALIDALLQLPYEVVIPDLLFADELLSFSAEERKAMILHGLKVLSLPGEGVVRASDLSGRHPRLSLYDCFALVLAERTPGCILLTGDNELRRLAGTQCIEVHGVLWAIDEMHRVGAAASELLYLALQSFEVEPTVRLPRSEIQRRLALLRKNLLP; translated from the coding sequence ATGCGGATCATCATCAGTGATAGCAGTTGCCTAATCGATCTGCACAAAGTGGCTCTGATCGACGCTCTACTGCAACTTCCGTACGAGGTGGTAATCCCAGACTTGCTGTTTGCAGATGAACTTCTCAGCTTCAGCGCTGAGGAGCGAAAAGCCATGATATTGCATGGGCTGAAGGTGCTCAGCTTACCGGGCGAGGGTGTGGTGCGGGCTTCAGACCTGTCCGGACGGCACCCTAGGCTATCGCTCTATGATTGTTTCGCGTTGGTGCTAGCGGAGCGCACACCTGGTTGCATATTGCTTACGGGAGACAACGAGTTACGGCGCTTGGCCGGTACGCAGTGCATCGAGGTGCATGGAGTGCTGTGGGCTATCGACGAAATGCACCGGGTTGGTGCTGCGGCAAGTGAACTGCTTTATTTAGCGCTTCAATCATTTGAGGTTGAGCCCACGGTGCGTCTGCCGCGTTCGGAGATACAGCGACGACTGGCGTTGCTTAGAAAAAACCTACTGCCGTGA